One genomic segment of Natrialbaceae archaeon AArc-T1-2 includes these proteins:
- a CDS encoding YHS domain-containing protein, giving the protein MVTDPVCGRDVNPNETEIQSERDGEMYYFCSIDCREAFGQEPERYTNGQNG; this is encoded by the coding sequence ATGGTAACCGATCCAGTGTGCGGGCGTGACGTGAATCCGAACGAAACCGAAATCCAGTCCGAACGCGACGGAGAGATGTACTACTTCTGTTCGATCGATTGCCGGGAAGCGTTCGGGCAGGAGCCAGAACGGTATACGAACGGACAAAACGGGTGA
- a CDS encoding PPOX class F420-dependent oxidoreductase, producing the protein MGSIPADVQDVFEKRTFAHIATVLPDGSPHSTPVWVDYDADADRLLVNTERGRRKEKNVRNDPRVAISMTDPDDPYRMLSVTGEVDEVTTDGAREHIDELSERYTGEDEYPNPIETERVIISIRPKKVSHFEG; encoded by the coding sequence ATGGGATCGATTCCTGCTGACGTCCAGGACGTGTTCGAGAAGCGAACGTTCGCTCACATAGCGACGGTTCTACCCGACGGATCGCCGCATTCGACGCCGGTGTGGGTTGACTACGACGCCGATGCGGATCGGCTGTTGGTGAACACCGAACGCGGCCGCCGAAAGGAGAAAAACGTTCGAAACGACCCGCGAGTCGCCATTAGTATGACTGATCCGGACGATCCCTACCGAATGCTCTCGGTGACGGGTGAAGTCGATGAAGTTACCACGGATGGGGCGCGCGAGCACATCGACGAGCTGTCAGAGCGATATACAGGAGAGGACGAGTATCCCAACCCAATCGAGACGGAACGCGTCATCATCTCAATCAGACCCAAGAAGGTCAGTCACTTCGAAGGATAA